CCAGCCACGGCGAGCAGGTCGGCCTCGGCGCCTGCTTCGCCATGCATCTGCGCGGCGCCCGCCAGGAGTCCCTCCTGATGGCATCGATACTGCGCCGCCACGGTCTGCCGGTCCTGCCGCAGGAGATCGGGTTCAGCGTCGACGAGTTCGTGAAGGCCGTCGACTACGCGCCGCAGACGCGTCCGGGACGCTTCACGGTCCTGGAGCACCTCAACCTGTCCACCGACCAGATCAGGGACGCGTACGCCGACTATGCCTCGACCATCAGTAGCTGAACTCCGCCCGGTCGTGCACCCCCCGGGGGTGAAGGACCGGCGCAGCGGCGAGCACTGGGCCGGCCGCATGTACATGCGTGAGGTCTCCCTGCGCGTGGACCGCTACCTGGTGAACACCCGGGTCACCCCGAACCAGGTCACGTACGTGATGACGCTGGCCGGCGCCCTGGCCGCCCCGGCGCTGCTGGTGCCGGGCATCTGGGGCGCGGTGCTCGGCGTGGTGATGGTCCAGCTCTACCTGCTGTTCGACTGCGTGGACGGCGAGCTGGCCCGCTGGAAGAAGCAGTACTCGCTCAGCGGCGTCTACCTGGACCGGGTCGCCGCCTACCTGTGCGACGCGGCGGTGCTCGTCGGCCTCGGCCTGCGCGCCGCCGACATCTGGGGCGAGGGCCGGACCGACTGGCTCTGGGCGTTCCTCGGGACGCTCGCCGCGCTCGGCGC
This DNA window, taken from Streptomyces griseus subsp. griseus, encodes the following:
- a CDS encoding CDP-alcohol phosphatidyltransferase family protein, producing MPRPSVAELRPVVHPPGVKDRRSGEHWAGRMYMREVSLRVDRYLVNTRVTPNQVTYVMTLAGALAAPALLVPGIWGAVLGVVMVQLYLLFDCVDGELARWKKQYSLSGVYLDRVAAYLCDAAVLVGLGLRAADIWGEGRTDWLWAFLGTLAALGAILIKAETDLVGVARHQGGLPPVKEAASEPRSSGMALARRAAGALKFHRLILGIEASLLILLVAILDTIGGDLFYTRLATAVLAGIALLQTLLHLVSVLASSRLK